The Streptomyces sp. M92 nucleotide sequence CTACGACACCAAGAACGACGGTGACGCCCTCTACGCCCAGGTGACGTGGTCCGGCGGGGGGTCCCAGGTCTACAAGGCCCCCGGCACCGCGAAGTCCATCGACGTCCGGACCGTCGACCTGAACATCCCCGAAGACACCTACGTCTCCGTCAAGCTGTTCGACGGCAACGGAACCGACCTGATCCAGTCCACCCAGGGCCGGGCCTGACGCCCGACCAGCGACAGACACAGTCCCGCCCCGGCCACCTGGCCGGGCGGGCTCACCTCGCCTCCCCGAGGACACGCCGCCGGTACTCGCCCGGCGGGATGCCATGGGCGTCACGGAACGCCCTGCCGAAATGGGCCGCCGACGTGAAGCCCCAACGGAGGGCAACGCGGCATGCGGGAACTCCACGCCGCGCGGGGTCGGCGAGATCCCGTCGGGCGGCATCGAGGCGGCCGGTGCGGATCAGACCCGCCACCGTCTCCTCCTCGCTCTCGAAGAGACGGTGCAGCTGGCGGACGGACAAGTGGTGGGCAGCGGCGACCGTGGCCGGAGAGAGTCCGGGGTCATGCAGATTCCGTCGGATGTGCTCGCGCACATGAAGCACCAGAGCACGCTCGCGACTCTCGTCCGGGAGCCCGGCCGCGGTCTCGGACTCATGCGCCAGCATCCCCGTCACCAACTCGACCAGCAAGGTGGCCAGCCGCCCGCCGTCCGACGGACGGTAGCCGCCTTGCTCGCCGAAGAGCTGGACCAGGGTCTGCGCGACCAGCAGCCCGAAGCCACGCCGCCCGGACAGACTCCGCCCGAGCAGCCGGTCGGTACGGCAACGCAGGGCGGGGGGCAAGGAAACCAGCGCCTTGGGGATCTCCAGCCCGATAGCCACCATCGGGGAGTCGCCGAACGGTGCCCCGACTTCGCAGGGGCGGGAAACATCGATCACATAGAGGTCGTGCGCATGATGCGTGTCGCTGTTGCCGGCCTGTTCGGTGTAAAGCGGGACACTGCCGGGCAGGACCAGCGTGAGATGCAGCAGCTCCGGGTCCGACCTGCGAATGTCCACGGCTGTTCGCCTATGACGGCACGGCCGGAACACTGTCCGCCACGCGACCAGCGGACCGAGCCGCAGCAGGTGCTGGACGGCCATGAACTCGGAGGGCCGGTCGCACACGGTCTCCATCGGGGCGATGGTGCGGTTCATACAGTCCCGCCAAGCATCGAACCGTTCGCCGCGCGGCAGATCCGCGGTGCGGAACACCTTCATGGGCAGCATGCAGGCCAACTCTCCCCCCGTCGACCACGAACTCCTCGTGGCCACAGCCCTACCCGACGCACCCCCTGATACACCCGGTCCGCTCAGCGACGAGCCTGGGGATCACTCCACTCATCCTGCCATGGGCACCGACAGCCCGGCCCAGAATGACATACCTTCACGAGCCCCGTCGCGTCCGCGAGTACGGCCTCACGGACATCCCCGGGGCACCAGGCATCCTGCCCTTCCCCCCGACCGTTGCCCAGGCGCCACGGCCAAGAGCCGGCGGAAGGCAGCACGTCACAAGGACCGCGACGACACCGCTGACGTCAGCGCGGCGACCGCTTCGGCAAGGCCCGACGGACGCGCCAGCCCGGCCACCGCCTGCCCGGCCCAGCCAGGGCCCAGGGTCAGCACGGCCGGCCTGCGGCGGGCGCCGCGCACTCCCCACTCCATGGCGGCCACGTGCTGGGCCAGCGGCCGGCTCGCGGTGGTGCGGGACTGCGCCCACAGCCCCACCGCGGCCGGCCCGGTCCTGCGCACCGCCGCGACGAGCGACTCGACGGGCAGGGCACCGCCGAACATCCGCACCGGCACCCCTCGCTCCGTCAGTGCCGCGGACAGTACCTCCAACGGCAGGGTGTGGTTCTCCCCCGGCACACAGGCGAGCACCGCGGTGGCCCCGGGACGGTCCGCGGCCGTGTGCGGTGTGGCTCGCCGGAACGCGCCGGAGACGTGCCACGACAGGAAGTGCTCGACCTCGACGTACTTCTCGCCCGAGGTCTGCCACTTGCGGCCGACGGCCTGGAGCGTCGGCACGATCACCTCGGTCCAGGCGGCGACGAGACCGTGTTCGTCGATCGCGGCGAGCAGTAGTTCGTCCAGGGCGGCGGCGTCCAGGCGCAGGGCGGCCCGGGCGATGCCCCTGCACTCCTGCCGTACGTCGCCGAGTCGCAGGCCGCTGCCCGCCCGGCTTCGGGGGCGGTTCGAGGGGCACGGTGCGCCGGCGGCGCCTCGCGAGCGGGGTGCCGCCGTCGGCGGCTTCTCACTGCGCGCCAGCCGAGCCGCCTCGGCCGGCGGAATCCCGGTCGCCGTCATCGCGCACATCCGCTCCAGCCTCGCCACGTCCCCGGCCGACCAGCGCCGGTGCCGGCCGCCCGTGCGTACGTCCGGCCCGAGCCCGTACCGGCGGTCCCACGTGCGGACCGTGGTGGGTGCCACCCCCAGACGCCGGGCCACCTCGCCGGTGGTCAGCCCGCCTCCCCGCGGGCCGCCCTCGTCGGCCCGGCCCTCACCGTTCTCCCTCTGCGCGCTCATACCTCCAATGTACGACGCACAAACGACGCATGTTGTCCGCGTCGTTCTCGCGTCCAAGACTGAAAGCACGCGCACGGTGACGGCGCGAGCCGAACCGGCGGACCCGCCGTTCGGCGGACGGCCCTCCGTCTCCGTACGGCGCAGGAGGAAAGGCCATGAACACGCACCCACGACCGACGACGACCCTCGTCCCGCCCGTGGAGGAGACGCGGTGCGAGGAGGAGCTGGCCCGCGGCCTCGTCCGCGCCGACGAGGAGGCGTTCGCAGCCATCTACCGGCGGTGGGGCGCACTGGTGCACACCATGGCCACCCGCTCCCTCGGCGACACGCACGAGGCCGAGGACGTCACCCAGCAGGTGTTCATCGGCGCCTGGCGCGGGCGGAAGGGCTTCCGGCCCGAGCGGGGCGCGCTCGGCGCCTGGCTGGTCGGCATCACGCGCCGCAAGATCGTCGATGCCCTGGCGGCCAGGGCGCGGCGCCTGTCCCTGGTCGAGTCGGCCGCGCAGGACACCGCGCCGGGCGAGCTCGTCCAGCGGGCGCCGGACGAGGTGCTCGACCGCGTGCTGCTCGTCGAGGCCCTGTTGCGGCTCCCGCACGCTCAGCGAGAGGTGCTGTGCATGGCCTTCTACGAGGACCTGACGCAGGTCCAGATCGCGGAGCGCACCGGCCTGCCCCTGGGCACGGTCAAGAGCCACTCTCGCCGCGGCCTGCACCGACTGCGCACGAGCGTCGACCAGGGCGTCGCACGAGGCACCGGCGCGTGACCGCGTCGAAGGCGCGGTGAGGCGATGTCGGAGTCGCGTACGGCGCGCTCCGGATCGGCCGCCGCGGTGACCGGCGGCGGGCGCGGTTCCAGACGTGGCGATGACGGACCTGGCACACGGGGGTCAGGGAGCGAGGCTGGAGTCTGGCCTGTCCGCCGGTATCGAGGAAGGTCGCGCGGGGGCGCGTCCGGGCGAGCCAGCACGCGGGCACGGACGGCACCGGCGGGGGCCGTGCGGAAGGGAAAGGGAGTGCTCGTCCTCTCTCGGGATGGTTGGCACTGGGCGCGCTGGTGCTGTTCGTGTCGAACCTCTTCGCCCTGGTCCTCGGGGGCATCGTGGTCTTCGCCTCACTGGGCTACGCCGCGGAGGCCGACCAAGCAGGCCGGCCGGCCCCCGCAGGACGTACGCCGCCATGGTCCTGCTCTTCGCCGCCGTGTTCGTCCCGCTGACGGCCAACACCGTGGTCACGGTACTGCTCAACGTCTGGACCGGGCGGACCAAGGACGTGGCCCAGCAGTGGCTTACCGACGAGCCGGGCACGTCCGTCACGAGTGTCGACGCGACCTCACGAACGATGTTTGTCCACGTCCACGTCCACGTCCGCGTCCCCGGGACCCTGCCACCGGTGGAGTCTCCGCTCGAACGGCTGGAGGGCCGGATCCCGGACGGCATCCCCGTCGTGGTGGACGCCTCACGCGGTCGGCGCATCGACGCCGGGGGGGCGGCGGCTGAGTGTGGGACTGGCTCTGCCGTGCCCGACCAGCCGTGCCCGACCGGAGCAGGCGCCCGGCACCGGGGAGGAGTACGGGGGCTCCTGGCCGAGCGGGGTGTGCGGTCCCCGGCTCTCCTGACATGGGCTTCGGACCTTGGCGCATGTGTTCGCCCGTGCCCAGGCCGGGGCAGTCGAGCTGTGTCTGGACGCCACCGGAAGGAGAACTCAGACGCGACCACCATTGGCCCTGAGCGACCACGCCGCCCAGAAAGCAGGGGAGCTCGGAGATTGCCTTCGTGTCCTGGAGGGCGGCACCGTCATCACGCATCAGTCTTTTCTTGCCCGTGATTCGGTGTTGGCCCGTTCGAGTTCTCGAATGACAGCCTGTTCGTCCTGGCCGTGTACCGCCTTCTCGAGGCTGTGATCGTCTTTGCGGGAGAAGCGTTCGCCGCGGGAGACATCCTCCTTGCTCAGGTTGCGTCCGCACCATTCTCCTTGCCCGACGGTCTGGTGGTCGAAGGGGACGGCGGCGCCTTCTCCGAGTACTGCCCACTGGCCGGAGGCCCATCGCAGAGCGAGGAGGTAAGTGTGACCGGGTTCGAGGCGGGGAGCCGCAGCGGTCGTTCGCTTCGTGCGCTTGCCGCTGTCGCGGTAGACGTTCCAGCCGGCGCTCACCATGTCGAAGTCCTGCCCGATCCGCTGCCGGGGGTTCGAGGAAGACCAGAGGATCCTGTCCGTGCGGAAGGTCACCGCTCGGTCGGTCCGGTACTCGACGGGGCCCTTGGCGAAGTTGCGCCGGTTGGTGTCCTGTTCGGCTGTCGGTGTGGCCACGACGACGTGATCGGCGTTGGTTATCCAGTCCTCCGCTGTCCGGGAGGGGTGGCTGTCGCCGGGGATTCCGCAGCCGACCACCGTGTCGAGACCGCCGTGGCCGACCAGGACGCCGGCGGCGACTCCTGCCAGGGCCACGAGCGCGGCGACGGGGCTGCTCGTCAGGCGGTCGGTGAGTGTTGTTCGCACGTCTATCAGGACTCCAGAGCGGGGACGAACGCGGAGACCGCGGTGCGGGCGGCTCCGGCGCGGCAGGCTGCGGGTGTGTCTTGGGGGCGTGGGGCCTCGTGAGCCCACTTCGAAGCGGTGTTGGCGCACAGGGCCATGCCGCCGGCGCCGCTACGGCCGTCCCGGCGCCGGCCCCCCGCTGTACGGTGCGTGAGGCAGGCAGCAAGCGCACGGCCAGAGTCGTGGCCGCGGTCGATGCGAACTCACGGTGCTGCTCGCAGTGCCGGGCAGCATGACAGCGATGAACAAGCCAGCACGAACCTGATGCCTGCCCTTGCGCATGTGTCCCCCCTCCAGATGGTGGTCGAGGCCTCTGCCTCACGGCAGGAGCCGAAATGCCCAGCCATCGGAGGAGCACACGAAGCGAGGTCGGCGCGCGGAGCAGCCGGCCACCGGGATGCCGGACCCCCGTGTCGACGGTGTCCCCCGGTCACTGGTCGACGTGCATGAGAGCGGACGGGTCAGATCCGCCGAGCACGGCGATCATGTTAGCCACGCGACGACCGCAGAGAACGAGGGTTCGATTCCACGGTGGCGGGAAAGCGTCACATGCACCCGTCAAGTCGGCCAGGCAACTCATCCGAGTCCCGCGCTGGTTGGACACGAGCGACTGGTGGCCGATGCTCTCCGGTCACCGATTGAAGATGGCTGGATATAT carries:
- a CDS encoding helix-turn-helix domain-containing protein, giving the protein MLPMKVFRTADLPRGERFDAWRDCMNRTIAPMETVCDRPSEFMAVQHLLRLGPLVAWRTVFRPCRHRRTAVDIRRSDPELLHLTLVLPGSVPLYTEQAGNSDTHHAHDLYVIDVSRPCEVGAPFGDSPMVAIGLEIPKALVSLPPALRCRTDRLLGRSLSGRRGFGLLVAQTLVQLFGEQGGYRPSDGGRLATLLVELVTGMLAHESETAAGLPDESRERALVLHVREHIRRNLHDPGLSPATVAAAHHLSVRQLHRLFESEEETVAGLIRTGRLDAARRDLADPARRGVPACRVALRWGFTSAAHFGRAFRDAHGIPPGEYRRRVLGEAR
- a CDS encoding MerR family transcriptional regulator, with the protein product MSAQRENGEGRADEGGPRGGGLTTGEVARRLGVAPTTVRTWDRRYGLGPDVRTGGRHRRWSAGDVARLERMCAMTATGIPPAEAARLARSEKPPTAAPRSRGAAGAPCPSNRPRSRAGSGLRLGDVRQECRGIARAALRLDAAALDELLLAAIDEHGLVAAWTEVIVPTLQAVGRKWQTSGEKYVEVEHFLSWHVSGAFRRATPHTAADRPGATAVLACVPGENHTLPLEVLSAALTERGVPVRMFGGALPVESLVAAVRRTGPAAVGLWAQSRTTASRPLAQHVAAMEWGVRGARRRPAVLTLGPGWAGQAVAGLARPSGLAEAVAALTSAVSSRSL
- a CDS encoding sigma-70 family RNA polymerase sigma factor produces the protein MNTHPRPTTTLVPPVEETRCEEELARGLVRADEEAFAAIYRRWGALVHTMATRSLGDTHEAEDVTQQVFIGAWRGRKGFRPERGALGAWLVGITRRKIVDALAARARRLSLVESAAQDTAPGELVQRAPDEVLDRVLLVEALLRLPHAQREVLCMAFYEDLTQVQIAERTGLPLGTVKSHSRRGLHRLRTSVDQGVARGTGA